The proteins below come from a single Harpia harpyja isolate bHarHar1 chromosome 2, bHarHar1 primary haplotype, whole genome shotgun sequence genomic window:
- the TTC31 gene encoding tetratricopeptide repeat protein 31 isoform X7 yields the protein MLGHRRGRWEEIGLGRARANPEERAGLTRCEARASGTTPAGWRSPAGRMMRTKSKRSGLTSASTGTFPARTATPPYNFCGFKSPLLYEGALPTHPPPSALQVKMHRLPAPWRHQLTAEEAERNARELVAEEERMKRKAEKKKLKKKKQKDRKKREKLGQELKSKKEAELSTSSLSSAAGAEHPQNSNAEEQEGWPDPSRSPCLGGSAASSGEERGGQEAKAEEMEDELDLSCTFVFKARQKAGVRLPAPGKEKPAKTDNAEPGRRAPGKEPKASLPCLPTPQEPKASLPCLPAPQAPEPETVPLDTNVVEQSLIIAGRGNEAAQKGRYAEAVQAFTEAVKLNPREHRLFGNRSYCYEKLQRYEEALRDAQVSLGLQPGWPKGFFRKGKALRGLKRYAEAVSTFEELLRLDGANADAAAQLEACRALLRQNSSRGRRSPGGIPLSPSLLEAGEPPLPPSGEWASGSCWDTGGFVTVGSSRSQARGQSRAVASSQQTLPPTHPARDCYPLWVGNITAKISEKVLHSSFSRFGQIRFIRMLPERRCAFINYTRKKAAEAAYVAMQDAEVEGSRLALQLKHPSHATPVPPAAPRAPWQGGCPPRGAPVAGGSPRLNGSGARPCLGLPALPAPAPGGARDLSCPAREEPGHPLWGAFCWAGGLAAGYPRSPRHRG from the exons ATGCTGGGCCATCGCCGGGGGCGGTGGGAGGAAATAGGCTTAGGCCGCGCCCGCGCTAATCCGGAGGAACGGGCAGGGCTGACCCGCTGCGAG GCCCGGGCTTCTGGTACTACCCCAGCCGGCTGGAGGAGTCCAGCGGGGAGGATGATGAGGACGAAGAGCAAGAGGAGTGGATTGACTTCAGCCAGCACTGGGACGTTTCCAGCGAGGACAGCGACCCCCCCCTACAACTTCTGCGGGTTCAAGAGCCCCCTCTTGTACGAGGGGGCTCTGCCCACTCACCCCCCGCCAAGCGCTCTCCAGGTGAAGATGCACAGGCTGCCCGCGCCCTGGAGGCACCAGCTTACAGCCGAG GAAGCGGAGAGGAATGCGCGGGAGCTGGTGGCGGAGGAGGAACGGATgaagaggaaggcagagaaaaagaagctgaagaagaag AAGCAGAAAGACCGGAAGAAACGAGAGAAATTGGGACAAGAGCTGAAAAGTAAGAAGGAAGCCGAGTTG agCACCTCATCCCTGAGCAGCGCTGCAGGTGCTGAGCACCCGCAAAACAGCAATGCTGAGGAGCAGGAGGGCTGGCCGGACCCCAGCCGCTCCCCGTGCCTCGGGGGCAGCGCAGCCTCctcaggagaggagagaggaggccaGGAGGCCAAGGCCGAGGAGATGGAG GATGAGCTGGACTTGAGCTGCACCTTCGTCTTCAAAGCCCGGCAGAAAGCAGGCGTGAGGCTGCCGGCACCTGGGAAAGAGAAGCCAGCCAAGACGGACAATGCGGAGCCGGGCAGGAGAGCACCAGGGAAG GAACCCAAAGcctcgctgccctgcctgcccaccccACAGGAACCCAAGGcctcgctgccctgcctgcccgccccgcAGGCACCCGAGCCCGAGACTGTGCCCTTGGACACAAACGTGGTGGAGCAGAGCCTGATTATCGCGG GCCGTGGCAACGAGGCTGCCCAGAAGGGCCGCTACGCTGAGGCCGTGCAGGCCTTCACGGAGGCTGTGAAGCTGAACCCCAGGGAGCACCG GCTCTTCGGGAACCGCTCCTACTGCTACGAGAAGCTTCAGCGTTACGAGGAGGCGCTCAGGGACGCGCAGGTGTCACTGGGGCTCCAGCCCGGCTGGCCCAAAGGCTTCTTCCGCAAGGGCAAGGCACTGCGGGGGCTGAAG CGCTACGCCGAGGCCGTCAGCACGTTCGAGGAGCTGCTGCGCCTGGACGGCGCCAACGCTGATGCGGCCGCCCAGCTGGAGGCCTGCCGGGCCCTGCTGCGG CAGAACAGCTCCCGCGGCCGGCGCAGCCCGGGGGGGATccccctgtccccgtccctgctGGAGGCTGGGGAGCCACCACTGCCTCCTTCAG GGGAGTGGGCAAGCGGGAGCTGCTGGGACACGGGTGGCTTCGTGACCGTCGGGAGCTCCAGGAGCCAGGCGAGAGGCCAGAGCCGGGCTGTGGCCAGCAGCCAGCAGACGCTGCCTCCGACCCATCCTGCCAG GGACTGCTATCCCCTCTGGGTGGGGAACATCACTGCCAAGATCAGCGAGAAGGTGCTGCACAGCTCCTTCAGCCG GTTTGGGCAGATTCGCTTCATCCGGATGCTGCCGGAGCGACGCTGCGCCTTCATCAACTACACGCGGAAGAAGGCGGCGGAAGCAGCCTATGTCGCCATGCAG gatgcCGAGGTGGAGGGAAGCAGGCTGGCGCTGCAGCTCAAGCACCCCTCCCACGCCACCCCCGTCCCCCCGGCAGCACCTAGAGCCCCGTGGCAAGGTGGGTGCCCCCCTCGGGGGGCTCCTGTAGCCGGGGGGTCTCCTCGGCTTAATGGCAGTGGAGCCAgaccctgcctggggctgcctgctctgcctgcccccgccccggggggggcccgggaCCTGAGCTGCCCAGCCCGGGAGGAGCCGGGGCACCCGCTGTGGGGTGCCTTCTGCTGGGCAGGGGGGCTGGCAGCGGGTtacccccgctccccccggcaCCGGGGCTGA
- the TTC31 gene encoding tetratricopeptide repeat protein 31 isoform X4, translating into MAGGDAEPRCCWVRASRAAVLPTPNMAAGQPQPAPCSTSGPLPSHFRSTPCPASGGGGPGRCGGRAGRGTRPGWAWAPPAPFCPRHCLPGAAEAERSQRQARASGTTPAGWRSPAGRMMRTKSKRSGLTSASTGTFPARTATPPYNFCGFKSPLLYEGALPTHPPPSALQVKMHRLPAPWRHQLTAEEAERNARELVAEEERMKRKAEKKKLKKKKQKDRKKREKLGQELKSKKEAELSTSSLSSAAGAEHPQNSNAEEQEGWPDPSRSPCLGGSAASSGEERGGQEAKAEEMEDELDLSCTFVFKARQKAGVRLPAPGKEKPAKTDNAEPGRRAPGKEPKASLPCLPTPQEPKASLPCLPAPQAPEPETVPLDTNVVEQSLIIAGRGNEAAQKGRYAEAVQAFTEAVKLNPREHRLFGNRSYCYEKLQRYEEALRDAQVSLGLQPGWPKGFFRKGKALRGLKRYAEAVSTFEELLRLDGANADAAAQLEACRALLRQNSSRGRRSPGGIPLSPSLLEAGEPPLPPSGEWASGSCWDTGGFVTVGSSRSQARGQSRAVASSQQTLPPTHPARDCYPLWVGNITAKISEKVLHSSFSRFGQIRFIRMLPERRCAFINYTRKKAAEAAYVAMQDAEVEGSRLALQLKHPSHATPVPPAAPRAPWQGGCPPRGAPVAGGSPRLNGSGARPCLGLPALPAPAPGGARDLSCPAREEPGHPLWGAFCWAGGLAAGYPRSPRHRG; encoded by the exons ATGGCGGGAGGGGACGCGGAGCCCCGGTGCTGCTGGGTGCGGGCCTCGCGGGCCGCCGTCCTGCCCACACCCAATATGGCGGCCGGGCAGCCTCAGCCGGCGCCCTGCTCCACTTCCGGTCCGCTCCCGTCCCACTTCCGGTCTACGCCCTGCCCCGcttccggcggcggcggcccggggcgatgcggggggcgggcgggacgCGGGACCCGGCCGGGCTGGGCCTGGGCGCCTCCAG CGCCCTTCTGCCCCCGGCACTGCCTGCCCGGCGCCGCCGAGGCCGAGCGTAGCCAGCGGCAG GCCCGGGCTTCTGGTACTACCCCAGCCGGCTGGAGGAGTCCAGCGGGGAGGATGATGAGGACGAAGAGCAAGAGGAGTGGATTGACTTCAGCCAGCACTGGGACGTTTCCAGCGAGGACAGCGACCCCCCCCTACAACTTCTGCGGGTTCAAGAGCCCCCTCTTGTACGAGGGGGCTCTGCCCACTCACCCCCCGCCAAGCGCTCTCCAGGTGAAGATGCACAGGCTGCCCGCGCCCTGGAGGCACCAGCTTACAGCCGAG GAAGCGGAGAGGAATGCGCGGGAGCTGGTGGCGGAGGAGGAACGGATgaagaggaaggcagagaaaaagaagctgaagaagaag AAGCAGAAAGACCGGAAGAAACGAGAGAAATTGGGACAAGAGCTGAAAAGTAAGAAGGAAGCCGAGTTG agCACCTCATCCCTGAGCAGCGCTGCAGGTGCTGAGCACCCGCAAAACAGCAATGCTGAGGAGCAGGAGGGCTGGCCGGACCCCAGCCGCTCCCCGTGCCTCGGGGGCAGCGCAGCCTCctcaggagaggagagaggaggccaGGAGGCCAAGGCCGAGGAGATGGAG GATGAGCTGGACTTGAGCTGCACCTTCGTCTTCAAAGCCCGGCAGAAAGCAGGCGTGAGGCTGCCGGCACCTGGGAAAGAGAAGCCAGCCAAGACGGACAATGCGGAGCCGGGCAGGAGAGCACCAGGGAAG GAACCCAAAGcctcgctgccctgcctgcccaccccACAGGAACCCAAGGcctcgctgccctgcctgcccgccccgcAGGCACCCGAGCCCGAGACTGTGCCCTTGGACACAAACGTGGTGGAGCAGAGCCTGATTATCGCGG GCCGTGGCAACGAGGCTGCCCAGAAGGGCCGCTACGCTGAGGCCGTGCAGGCCTTCACGGAGGCTGTGAAGCTGAACCCCAGGGAGCACCG GCTCTTCGGGAACCGCTCCTACTGCTACGAGAAGCTTCAGCGTTACGAGGAGGCGCTCAGGGACGCGCAGGTGTCACTGGGGCTCCAGCCCGGCTGGCCCAAAGGCTTCTTCCGCAAGGGCAAGGCACTGCGGGGGCTGAAG CGCTACGCCGAGGCCGTCAGCACGTTCGAGGAGCTGCTGCGCCTGGACGGCGCCAACGCTGATGCGGCCGCCCAGCTGGAGGCCTGCCGGGCCCTGCTGCGG CAGAACAGCTCCCGCGGCCGGCGCAGCCCGGGGGGGATccccctgtccccgtccctgctGGAGGCTGGGGAGCCACCACTGCCTCCTTCAG GGGAGTGGGCAAGCGGGAGCTGCTGGGACACGGGTGGCTTCGTGACCGTCGGGAGCTCCAGGAGCCAGGCGAGAGGCCAGAGCCGGGCTGTGGCCAGCAGCCAGCAGACGCTGCCTCCGACCCATCCTGCCAG GGACTGCTATCCCCTCTGGGTGGGGAACATCACTGCCAAGATCAGCGAGAAGGTGCTGCACAGCTCCTTCAGCCG GTTTGGGCAGATTCGCTTCATCCGGATGCTGCCGGAGCGACGCTGCGCCTTCATCAACTACACGCGGAAGAAGGCGGCGGAAGCAGCCTATGTCGCCATGCAG gatgcCGAGGTGGAGGGAAGCAGGCTGGCGCTGCAGCTCAAGCACCCCTCCCACGCCACCCCCGTCCCCCCGGCAGCACCTAGAGCCCCGTGGCAAGGTGGGTGCCCCCCTCGGGGGGCTCCTGTAGCCGGGGGGTCTCCTCGGCTTAATGGCAGTGGAGCCAgaccctgcctggggctgcctgctctgcctgcccccgccccggggggggcccgggaCCTGAGCTGCCCAGCCCGGGAGGAGCCGGGGCACCCGCTGTGGGGTGCCTTCTGCTGGGCAGGGGGGCTGGCAGCGGGTtacccccgctccccccggcaCCGGGGCTGA
- the TTC31 gene encoding tetratricopeptide repeat protein 31 isoform X5: MLGHRRGRWEEIGLGRARANPEERAGLTRCERPSAPGTACPAPPRPSVASGRPPRWGKRPGPGPSSAAARASGTTPAGWRSPAGRMMRTKSKRSGLTSASTGTFPARTATPPYNFCGFKSPLLYEGALPTHPPPSALQVKMHRLPAPWRHQLTAEEAERNARELVAEEERMKRKAEKKKLKKKKQKDRKKREKLGQELKSKKEAELSTSSLSSAAGAEHPQNSNAEEQEGWPDPSRSPCLGGSAASSGEERGGQEAKAEEMEDELDLSCTFVFKARQKAGVRLPAPGKEKPAKTDNAEPGRRAPGKEPKASLPCLPTPQEPKASLPCLPAPQAPEPETVPLDTNVVEQSLIIAGRGNEAAQKGRYAEAVQAFTEAVKLNPREHRLFGNRSYCYEKLQRYEEALRDAQVSLGLQPGWPKGFFRKGKALRGLKRYAEAVSTFEELLRLDGANADAAAQLEACRALLRQNSSRGRRSPGGIPLSPSLLEAGEPPLPPSGEWASGSCWDTGGFVTVGSSRSQARGQSRAVASSQQTLPPTHPARDCYPLWVGNITAKISEKVLHSSFSRFGQIRFIRMLPERRCAFINYTRKKAAEAAYVAMQDAEVEGSRLALQLKHPSHATPVPPAAPRAPWQGGCPPRGAPVAGGSPRLNGSGARPCLGLPALPAPAPGGARDLSCPAREEPGHPLWGAFCWAGGLAAGYPRSPRHRG, translated from the exons ATGCTGGGCCATCGCCGGGGGCGGTGGGAGGAAATAGGCTTAGGCCGCGCCCGCGCTAATCCGGAGGAACGGGCAGGGCTGACCCGCTGCGAG CGCCCTTCTGCCCCCGGCACTGCCTGCCCGGCGCCGCCGAGGCCGAGCGTAGCCAGCGGCAG GCCGCCTCGATGGGGGAAGCGTCCGGGGCCCGGGCCGTCTTCGGCCGCG GCCCGGGCTTCTGGTACTACCCCAGCCGGCTGGAGGAGTCCAGCGGGGAGGATGATGAGGACGAAGAGCAAGAGGAGTGGATTGACTTCAGCCAGCACTGGGACGTTTCCAGCGAGGACAGCGACCCCCCCCTACAACTTCTGCGGGTTCAAGAGCCCCCTCTTGTACGAGGGGGCTCTGCCCACTCACCCCCCGCCAAGCGCTCTCCAGGTGAAGATGCACAGGCTGCCCGCGCCCTGGAGGCACCAGCTTACAGCCGAG GAAGCGGAGAGGAATGCGCGGGAGCTGGTGGCGGAGGAGGAACGGATgaagaggaaggcagagaaaaagaagctgaagaagaag AAGCAGAAAGACCGGAAGAAACGAGAGAAATTGGGACAAGAGCTGAAAAGTAAGAAGGAAGCCGAGTTG agCACCTCATCCCTGAGCAGCGCTGCAGGTGCTGAGCACCCGCAAAACAGCAATGCTGAGGAGCAGGAGGGCTGGCCGGACCCCAGCCGCTCCCCGTGCCTCGGGGGCAGCGCAGCCTCctcaggagaggagagaggaggccaGGAGGCCAAGGCCGAGGAGATGGAG GATGAGCTGGACTTGAGCTGCACCTTCGTCTTCAAAGCCCGGCAGAAAGCAGGCGTGAGGCTGCCGGCACCTGGGAAAGAGAAGCCAGCCAAGACGGACAATGCGGAGCCGGGCAGGAGAGCACCAGGGAAG GAACCCAAAGcctcgctgccctgcctgcccaccccACAGGAACCCAAGGcctcgctgccctgcctgcccgccccgcAGGCACCCGAGCCCGAGACTGTGCCCTTGGACACAAACGTGGTGGAGCAGAGCCTGATTATCGCGG GCCGTGGCAACGAGGCTGCCCAGAAGGGCCGCTACGCTGAGGCCGTGCAGGCCTTCACGGAGGCTGTGAAGCTGAACCCCAGGGAGCACCG GCTCTTCGGGAACCGCTCCTACTGCTACGAGAAGCTTCAGCGTTACGAGGAGGCGCTCAGGGACGCGCAGGTGTCACTGGGGCTCCAGCCCGGCTGGCCCAAAGGCTTCTTCCGCAAGGGCAAGGCACTGCGGGGGCTGAAG CGCTACGCCGAGGCCGTCAGCACGTTCGAGGAGCTGCTGCGCCTGGACGGCGCCAACGCTGATGCGGCCGCCCAGCTGGAGGCCTGCCGGGCCCTGCTGCGG CAGAACAGCTCCCGCGGCCGGCGCAGCCCGGGGGGGATccccctgtccccgtccctgctGGAGGCTGGGGAGCCACCACTGCCTCCTTCAG GGGAGTGGGCAAGCGGGAGCTGCTGGGACACGGGTGGCTTCGTGACCGTCGGGAGCTCCAGGAGCCAGGCGAGAGGCCAGAGCCGGGCTGTGGCCAGCAGCCAGCAGACGCTGCCTCCGACCCATCCTGCCAG GGACTGCTATCCCCTCTGGGTGGGGAACATCACTGCCAAGATCAGCGAGAAGGTGCTGCACAGCTCCTTCAGCCG GTTTGGGCAGATTCGCTTCATCCGGATGCTGCCGGAGCGACGCTGCGCCTTCATCAACTACACGCGGAAGAAGGCGGCGGAAGCAGCCTATGTCGCCATGCAG gatgcCGAGGTGGAGGGAAGCAGGCTGGCGCTGCAGCTCAAGCACCCCTCCCACGCCACCCCCGTCCCCCCGGCAGCACCTAGAGCCCCGTGGCAAGGTGGGTGCCCCCCTCGGGGGGCTCCTGTAGCCGGGGGGTCTCCTCGGCTTAATGGCAGTGGAGCCAgaccctgcctggggctgcctgctctgcctgcccccgccccggggggggcccgggaCCTGAGCTGCCCAGCCCGGGAGGAGCCGGGGCACCCGCTGTGGGGTGCCTTCTGCTGGGCAGGGGGGCTGGCAGCGGGTtacccccgctccccccggcaCCGGGGCTGA
- the TTC31 gene encoding tetratricopeptide repeat protein 31 isoform X2: MAGGDAEPRCCWVRASRAAVLPTPNMAAGQPQPAPCSTSGPLPSHFRSTPCPASGGGGPGRCGGRAGRGTRPGWAWAPPGWGPPPPPVPGAVCSAPAAGAARPSAPGTACPAPPRPSVASGRPPRWGKRPGPGPSSAAARASGTTPAGWRSPAGRMMRTKSKRSGLTSASTGTFPARTATPPYNFCGFKSPLLYEGALPTHPPPSALQVKMHRLPAPWRHQLTAEEAERNARELVAEEERMKRKAEKKKLKKKKQKDRKKREKLGQELKSKKEAELSTSSLSSAAGAEHPQNSNAEEQEGWPDPSRSPCLGGSAASSGEERGGQEAKAEEMEDELDLSCTFVFKARQKAGVRLPAPGKEKPAKTDNAEPGRRAPGKEPKASLPCLPAPQAPEPETVPLDTNVVEQSLIIAGRGNEAAQKGRYAEAVQAFTEAVKLNPREHRLFGNRSYCYEKLQRYEEALRDAQVSLGLQPGWPKGFFRKGKALRGLKRYAEAVSTFEELLRLDGANADAAAQLEACRALLRQNSSRGRRSPGGIPLSPSLLEAGEPPLPPSGEWASGSCWDTGGFVTVGSSRSQARGQSRAVASSQQTLPPTHPARDCYPLWVGNITAKISEKVLHSSFSRFGQIRFIRMLPERRCAFINYTRKKAAEAAYVAMQDAEVEGSRLALQLKHPSHATPVPPAAPRAPWQGGCPPRGAPVAGGSPRLNGSGARPCLGLPALPAPAPGGARDLSCPAREEPGHPLWGAFCWAGGLAAGYPRSPRHRG; the protein is encoded by the exons ATGGCGGGAGGGGACGCGGAGCCCCGGTGCTGCTGGGTGCGGGCCTCGCGGGCCGCCGTCCTGCCCACACCCAATATGGCGGCCGGGCAGCCTCAGCCGGCGCCCTGCTCCACTTCCGGTCCGCTCCCGTCCCACTTCCGGTCTACGCCCTGCCCCGcttccggcggcggcggcccggggcgatgcggggggcgggcgggacgCGGGACCCGGCCGGGCTGGGCCTGGGCGCCTCCAGGTtgggggccgcccccgccgcctgTCCCTGGGGCTGTGTGCTCGGCCCCGGCGGCTGGAGCGGCG CGCCCTTCTGCCCCCGGCACTGCCTGCCCGGCGCCGCCGAGGCCGAGCGTAGCCAGCGGCAG GCCGCCTCGATGGGGGAAGCGTCCGGGGCCCGGGCCGTCTTCGGCCGCG GCCCGGGCTTCTGGTACTACCCCAGCCGGCTGGAGGAGTCCAGCGGGGAGGATGATGAGGACGAAGAGCAAGAGGAGTGGATTGACTTCAGCCAGCACTGGGACGTTTCCAGCGAGGACAGCGACCCCCCCCTACAACTTCTGCGGGTTCAAGAGCCCCCTCTTGTACGAGGGGGCTCTGCCCACTCACCCCCCGCCAAGCGCTCTCCAGGTGAAGATGCACAGGCTGCCCGCGCCCTGGAGGCACCAGCTTACAGCCGAG GAAGCGGAGAGGAATGCGCGGGAGCTGGTGGCGGAGGAGGAACGGATgaagaggaaggcagagaaaaagaagctgaagaagaag AAGCAGAAAGACCGGAAGAAACGAGAGAAATTGGGACAAGAGCTGAAAAGTAAGAAGGAAGCCGAGTTG agCACCTCATCCCTGAGCAGCGCTGCAGGTGCTGAGCACCCGCAAAACAGCAATGCTGAGGAGCAGGAGGGCTGGCCGGACCCCAGCCGCTCCCCGTGCCTCGGGGGCAGCGCAGCCTCctcaggagaggagagaggaggccaGGAGGCCAAGGCCGAGGAGATGGAG GATGAGCTGGACTTGAGCTGCACCTTCGTCTTCAAAGCCCGGCAGAAAGCAGGCGTGAGGCTGCCGGCACCTGGGAAAGAGAAGCCAGCCAAGACGGACAATGCGGAGCCGGGCAGGAGAGCACCAGGGAAG GAACCCAAGGcctcgctgccctgcctgcccgccccgcAGGCACCCGAGCCCGAGACTGTGCCCTTGGACACAAACGTGGTGGAGCAGAGCCTGATTATCGCGG GCCGTGGCAACGAGGCTGCCCAGAAGGGCCGCTACGCTGAGGCCGTGCAGGCCTTCACGGAGGCTGTGAAGCTGAACCCCAGGGAGCACCG GCTCTTCGGGAACCGCTCCTACTGCTACGAGAAGCTTCAGCGTTACGAGGAGGCGCTCAGGGACGCGCAGGTGTCACTGGGGCTCCAGCCCGGCTGGCCCAAAGGCTTCTTCCGCAAGGGCAAGGCACTGCGGGGGCTGAAG CGCTACGCCGAGGCCGTCAGCACGTTCGAGGAGCTGCTGCGCCTGGACGGCGCCAACGCTGATGCGGCCGCCCAGCTGGAGGCCTGCCGGGCCCTGCTGCGG CAGAACAGCTCCCGCGGCCGGCGCAGCCCGGGGGGGATccccctgtccccgtccctgctGGAGGCTGGGGAGCCACCACTGCCTCCTTCAG GGGAGTGGGCAAGCGGGAGCTGCTGGGACACGGGTGGCTTCGTGACCGTCGGGAGCTCCAGGAGCCAGGCGAGAGGCCAGAGCCGGGCTGTGGCCAGCAGCCAGCAGACGCTGCCTCCGACCCATCCTGCCAG GGACTGCTATCCCCTCTGGGTGGGGAACATCACTGCCAAGATCAGCGAGAAGGTGCTGCACAGCTCCTTCAGCCG GTTTGGGCAGATTCGCTTCATCCGGATGCTGCCGGAGCGACGCTGCGCCTTCATCAACTACACGCGGAAGAAGGCGGCGGAAGCAGCCTATGTCGCCATGCAG gatgcCGAGGTGGAGGGAAGCAGGCTGGCGCTGCAGCTCAAGCACCCCTCCCACGCCACCCCCGTCCCCCCGGCAGCACCTAGAGCCCCGTGGCAAGGTGGGTGCCCCCCTCGGGGGGCTCCTGTAGCCGGGGGGTCTCCTCGGCTTAATGGCAGTGGAGCCAgaccctgcctggggctgcctgctctgcctgcccccgccccggggggggcccgggaCCTGAGCTGCCCAGCCCGGGAGGAGCCGGGGCACCCGCTGTGGGGTGCCTTCTGCTGGGCAGGGGGGCTGGCAGCGGGTtacccccgctccccccggcaCCGGGGCTGA